The sequence below is a genomic window from Ovis canadensis isolate MfBH-ARS-UI-01 breed Bighorn chromosome 1, ARS-UI_OviCan_v2, whole genome shotgun sequence.
ATGTTTGCCTGAGTTCTATAACCTGTTAGAGCAAATTATTGAAACAGAGGAAGGGGTTGTGGGAACTCCTGATTTGTAGCCAAGACTGACAGGGGTCTACTACTTGTGATTGGCATCTAAaggtggtgtgtgtgttgggggtgggggagggggtaatCTCCTTGGCTGAGCCCTTAATGTGTGGGGGGTCTGAGCTAACCCCATGTAATTAGTGTCAAAATTGCTTGATATGGAAAGCCCACACACTTGGTGACCAGAAGGATTGAAAGTAGTAAGTAGAGGAAACAAAAGTTTCCCTTTTATGCTCTTATGGTTTCTGAGTTAACTGTAGATAAGTATCCTTAAATGCCTGACAATGTACATTATGAAGCTTCTAAAGTGATTTCTGGACCATGGTGGCTGCAACTTCACCTAGACTTTCACTCTGCATTGTACCATTCCCCATTCAGAGGgcaaaagattctgaaaataatttttgttaaatcCAACTCTTAAGACTTCTGCACCTCATAGATGCAATTCCTCTGCCCTCCCTTCTCAGCTACTCCTTCCCTCATCAACCCATTCATCCCATCAATATTTACGAGCACCCACTCTATTCCAGATATAGCTTGAGCAGATAGGGATAACAgtggcagtgggcacaggactggaaaggtctgttttcattccaatcccatagaaaggcaatgataaagaatcttccaaCTACCCCAACAAGCTGGGGTAATTTGACACTaattacacactagcaaagtaatgctgaaaattctccaagccaggctccaacagaaccaagaactttcagatgttcaagctggatttagaaaaggcagaagaaccagagattacGCTGCCCACATCcaccggatcatcaaaaaagcaagagagttccagaaaaacgtctacttctgctttattgactatgccaaaggctttgactgtgtggatcacaacaaactgtggaaaattcttcaagagatgggaataccagaccaccagacctgcctcctgagaaatctgtatggtaTGCAGTACaagcagcagcagttagaacaggacatggaacaacacactggttccaaattgggaaaggaacaggtcaaggctatatactgtcaccctgcttttttaacttctatgcagagtacatcatgtgaaatgccaggctggatgaagcacaaactggaaggaagattgccgggagaaatatcaataacctcagatatgcagaggataccacccttatggcagaaagcaaagaggatctgaagaacctcttgatgaaagtgaaaaaggagagttgaaaaagttggcttaaaattcaacattcagaaaactaagatcatggcatccagtcccatcacttcatggcaaatagatgaaaaacaatggaaacagtgggagactttgtttttctgggctccaaaatcactgcagatggtgactgcaggcatgaaattaaaagacacttgctccttaaaagaaaagccgtgaccaacctaaacagcatattaaaaagcagagacattactttgtccataaaggtgtgtctagtcaaagctatggtttttccagtagtcacgtatggatgtgagagtttgactgtaaagaaagctgagcactgaagaactgatgcttttgaactgtggtgttggagaagactcttgagagtcccttggactgcaagatccaaccagtccatcctgaaggagatcagtcctgggtgttcattggaaggaccaatgctgaagctgaaactctaatactttggccacctgatgcgaacagctgactgatctgaaaagaccctgatgctgggaaagattgagggcaggaggagaaggagacaacagaggatgagatggttggatggcatcatcgactcaatggacataggtttgggtggactgcgggagttggcgatggacagggaggcctggcgtgctgcggttcatgggattgcaaagagttggacacaactgagcaactcaactgaactgaaaggatagTGAGTAGAACATTCTACCTAACCTGGAGGACTGGGGGAAGCAAGTAATTGAAGAAGGTACCTTTTGGCAAGATGATAGAAGGCCTTTAGTTTCAGGATAAGGAATTGAGGTTTAATCTTTTAGTCACTGGATAAATGATGGCTTTTGATTAGGTGAGCCAACTGCCAACGCTTTAACAACTTCAAAAGACCATAAGAAACATGGTCCCTTGTCCTCAGGTATGAGAGCCCCTGAACTCAAGGATTCTAGTTGAGGAGAAGAACAGATATACTATCTGATGGCTTGTTTGGGTAGAAGATAGACAACCCTGGCCTTTAAACGTACAGTGATTTTTCCTACCATAAAGTGTAttatataatgattttttttctttcaactgaaAATTTTAGATTCTCAGTTGAGTCATCTTTCCCTGGCCTCTTTGTCTGAGAGTCTCTGGGGAAAAGATGACTCACTGAGAATCTTTATTTCCACGTGAAAGAGAAATCAGATACAGCCCACAATTCAACTTTTAATTAGATGTAAATTTGAACTCCtacattataaattaataaaattcattATAAGCACAGTCATGTAAATTCTCCCAAGTTTGATTAATATCAAAACTTGACTGTCAAGTGAATTGGAAACTAAGATTTTGTCCTTTTGCCTCAACTGTGTATTTTATTTGGTAAAATATCCAGCCTTTGTCAGGATTAGTcttgagttttgcaaattttgaGAGAGCCTTAGAAATTCATCCCACGTTAACTGTGCCCTTTTATATATCATGTGCccaaaatctattaaaaaaagcaCCCGAGAATACTAAAATCCACCTCCCcagtccccacccccaacctgacTTTATCAGGGAACTTCAGGACAGGCACCTGGATGTTGTTTAGCAGGCTGGTAAATGGTTGTTGTAACCAGGGAAGTTTGTTACAAAACTAAGACAAGGTCCTTGCCCTGGAGGAGATTATTTTCCTGTGAAGGAGTGTAGACAATCACAGTAAATTATGTACTGCTCAGTTTTCACCAAAAGCACAGGACAGGGGAAAATGTTTGACCTAAATGAGAACTAAATcctaaaagggggggggggggggggcaggaaatCCCTGAAAGAAGTCTTTGGGCACTGGGTCTCTCAACCTTATCACAAGGATCAAAGTTATGCACCAAACAGACAACTCTTAGTTGTGGGGGTTGTAAACTGTCCTATACATTGTAGGATGTATCCACTAAATGCCAGTAGCACCCCATCCCAAGtgatgacaatcaaaaatgtctccagatattgccaaatgtcccaTGGATGGGGGCCTGGGGGAGGAAGGTAGTGTGAAAATTTATCTGGTTGAAGGTCACTGGGCTAAAAAGAAGTTAGGGGAGGATTGCTAAATTGGGATTTGCTTACAGGCCAACATACTAAAGCACCTGGCTATGTTGGTAAAAGCTTGTGACACATACCCAGAGGTGTACGATTAAAAAAAGACTAAGATATTAGTAAACAGCGGGGACTGGGGAACTCAAGGCCATCTGTACGTTGAGAGTAAATCCCAGCTCGTTTACTAGATAAAAGAACAAACGAATTTAGTAGGTTAGCTCCCCTTCCCCCCTGTACCTAAACTCCACTGAGGACTCAGACTAGGCAGGTAGGGACCATCTTGAACACCCTATTACCAGCAAGACATTTACCATTAGGTGGCACCACTGGATCGTGGGACGTTTCAAATTTTAACTGCTAGGACAACTTTTACCATTGTCCCGATATAGCCCCACATGTAAGTGCGATCCTAATTACGGACCCACCCAACGCATTTAATTAAGTGTTTACAGCCGCTTTCTCTGGTAACGTAAGTGGCTCTGAAAAGAGCCTTTGTGTATAACGTAGATGTTCAATTTCGTCCCTTGCGCGCCCTTACTTTGAACTGGTGTACTTGGTGACCGCCTTGGTGCCCTCGGACACGGCGTGCTTGGCCAGCTCACCGGGAAGCAGCAGGCGCACCGCCGTCTGGATCTCCCGAGAAGTAATGGTTGAGCGCTTGTTGTAATGCGCCAGACGCGACGCTTCGCCGGCAATGCGCTCGAAGATGTCATTGACGAAGGAATTCATGATGCCCATGGCCTTGGACGAGATGCCGGTGTCCGGGTGTACCTGTTTCAGCACCTTATACACGTAAACGGAATAGCTCTCCTTGCGGCTGCGCTTGCGCTTCTTGCCGTCCTTCTTCTGCACTTTCGTGACAGCTTTCTTAGAACCTTTTTTAGGAGCAGGAGCGGATTTTGCTGGATCCGGCATTTTTGCAGGAAGACACACCACACGCCTGGACTAAACGATCCCGACTACCTCAAACCTGGCCACTTACACGGTATTTATAGAGCCTGTATGCAAATGAAGGCTAACAGAGTACTGCATTTTTATTGGTTAAGATACAATAGTGTCGTCATAGAGAGGCAGAGTCCATGTAAATGAGGTCCTGCTCTGGCTTTCTTAGTGGTTCTTACAACAAACATCTTGTTAACCAATCAAAATGTTCTGTTTcacattaaattaaataaatatagtttcacctgtttggggtcttttgttaaatgattttcactttttctcattGACTTGTATATAGTAGATATCTGAAGCGCGTGCTAAAGACAAGCtaactttctcttatttttgcaTCGTTTTACTCCTCTGTACTATTTTGGGTACGTTTGGTTCTGGTTTTCGGAACAATACCTTAGCCGCCTACCCcctcccccgccttttttttttttttttttttttacagtttgcgCCTTCTGTCTCACGCAGTTAGGAAGATGGGATCCTACGTATCTCGGGATTCTTGTCCCCATTCTTAACAGTTGAAGTACCGAGAAACTACTTGGGGACCGAGGATTTTATCTAACATCTGGCCTAATTCTAGTAACTGTAGAATTGAGCTGAAACCAATTACAGTTATCACATAATGACGGCCTTCTTCAGTATTCAGATTTGTGCTAACGTTTTGTACTAGCAGCTTGGAAAGCGCTAAAAACGACTAGCAGAGAATTTAGCTTCTTGCAAAGTTTTCTCAGAAATGGTTAGGTTCTCCAAAAAAAAATAAGGCTAGGTTGGAGCTCTGCATTAAGAAAGAACCAGCTTGTAAGCGCAGTTAAAAACGACCCAGACCTTGCTTCTGGGGCTCCCTCTAGTGTCTGTCAGCTTTAATTCCATAACCTCACCACTCAACGCGTGTTAAACTCTCCTACCCGCTTTGCCCGTAACACTCGTGCATTAAGAGTTCACCGACTAAAGTGAAAGCTGGTACAGCTGCTTTTTAAGAAAACGTGGGTGGCTCTGAAAAGAGCCTTTAGATCGTCTGTTTTTAAAAGTACGCCTTAAGCCCGCTCCCCGCGGATGCGGCGAGCCAGCTGGATGTCTTTGGGCATGATGGTCACGCGCTTGGCGTGGATGGCGCACAGGTTCGTGTCTTCAAACAGCCCCACCAGGTAGGCCTCGCTCGCCTCCTGCAGCGCCATCACGGCCGAGCTCTGGAAGCGCAAATCGGTCTTAAAGTCCTGCGCGATCTCGCGCACCAGCCGCTGGAACGGCAGCTTGCGGATCAGCAGCTCGGTCGACTTCTGGTAGCGCCGGATCTCCCGCAGGGCCACGGTGCCCGGCCGGTAACGATGCGGCTTCTTGACGCCGCCCGTGGCCGGCGCGCTCTTGCGAGCCGCCTTGGTGGCCAGCTGCTTCCGCGGGGCCTTGCCACCGGTCGACTTGCGGGCAGTCTGCTTCGTACGCGCCATAGTATCTCACAGGTTTTATTCACCGACCCCCTAGGCAGTCTCATTTATAGACGTAGCCTAGTCTTGATTGGGCCAGAAAAGCTAGCAATTTCCGAAATTGTAATCTCATTGGTTAGAATTCAATCCTATTTGGGCAGAAGATTGTAATGCTAGTTTCTTTACTTACAACCTCCATTTTCCAGTCCTTTTCTATAATCTTATCACATTTTTTTAAGCCCTTTTCTTTATATTGCTGTTAACTTTCGTAAGAACAATCTATGAAGTATTTTTGCACGCTTGGGATTTATATTTTagcaagttctttaaaaatacaagcaCGCCCTAGGTTTCAGCCTGCATTTCCACTTACTAGTTATTGTAAATCCTCTCCCATAACTAACAAATTTATTTAGCTCCTGATATTGAGCTAAGCGAGAGCTACATTACGACTGAGGTTCAACAAAACAATATGTAGTTGAAGGAACCGGAAATTAAACTTAACCTTTACCCGGTTCGGAACTACACCAAAATTGTGTGCTGATGCTTACCAACTCAGAGCCATCtgcctccccccctcccccgagTGCGGTTTTCTCCTCAATCCATCAATGCATAATTAGGTCCTATGGACAAAACGCtttaagtaaaggaaaataacacCGGAAATATTAATTTCTCCCTTACAATAGTGAATAGTTTTAAATAGTCAAGTTGCTTATTAGTCATTTAACGTTCAAGGATCAAAGCACATAAATTATTCGTTGATTACTGAGTTGCTAGCGTATTTTCAATAAAGTGTTTCCTAATGCTTACAGTTTCAaatcttttatattctttatacAGAAATTTAAGatcttttgccttttgtttcctgtgcttttaagaatttctcagaaaattacatataaaacaaaagttATGTAAGGTTACCaatgcttaaaattttaataactaaCAAATACCTTTAATGATATGCTTATTTGATTGGAACCACATCCCATATAAAAACTCAAACCTGAGAATAAAATTAGGCCCAAGAGGCTCAAAACATAGCTCCAAGGTATGATGATCACTTTCCTGAAGTTAAAAGTGATTTTGAAAAGTTTTTCCTGAACGTTAAACACAAGGTAGAGACTATCTGTGATGTATGGTTGCCTTAGAAGTCACCTTTAATAACAGAATGCTGATTCATATTAGACGTCTCCTTAGGCAGCAGCAATCGCCTGCTATAGGGAGAAGATCTAAAACGTCAGTGAGAAAGTGTTGGTGATATGAACAACTGTTACCATATCCTGTGGTTATTTTGTAATAACGTCTTGTAGATACAGAGCACcgctcagtattttaaaattttatatgtatattatttaattCCAACTCTGTGAAATAGATGTTATttaactcattttacagataaagaaactgagtctcagatgTTATGGCTCATCCTGGATAAGTGACAAGGCCTACATAATATTCTAAAGCACAAGAATGAAATTACAACGGATCTCCAGTTTTTGCAGGCTTGGGGTATATTTTAAAGCACTAGAGAATTTTCCCAACATACAATCGAATTACTCAACTCAGTTGTTCCCATCAGAAGAAGAAACTACCCCACAGCAGGTGTCTGGGTTATAGCCCAAAGCTGTCCACCCAAGTGTCACgtttctttgaaaaaaagatttttttaatttgttttgatgTATCCACTCTTGGCCAAGCTGTATGGGATGTGCTcatttaaacaagaaaaagattCTCAAGCTGTCTGTTTATATAGAATCCAGCAGTAATGAGACTTGTATTACCTTTGTCAGCCAAAATTGGCAGTTGCCACAGGGGCTTGCtgtctacctctacaaggattaagtcatgggctgctgcagctgctgacctccaACACTCCttgaaggagttcagggtggagagcagaaattaGGCACTCTGTGCTCCGGAAAACTGGCAGGATgggtctttagatagttagatattctcAGGAGCTGATTTCATGAGCCCAGTTCTTATAAGAAAATACAGATATAAgatatctagaaaaacactaaaatccttcatggtgtaATTGTTTCTCGTGACTAGCAGAAGTCTCATAATGCCAGCAGAAACTTCtataaaaaatatgtgcttgattgtaTGTGCTCCTTTTGCCAAAATCAAGTATATATTGTCTTTTCCCTCTGCCTCTTTggaagtttctcagagctatcagaggtgctgtctcccaggctgcagtcctcatagtgccccaaataaaacttaactcacaactctcatgttgtgctttttttttttttttttaagttggtatCTTTATACAGAGAATGAGAAAATTCTGAGAGTCTTCCTCTGGCTTAATAAAGAAGCTGAATAAGAATTTCTACTTCTCAGAAAACAATGATGCCAACTTAAATGTTAACTCTGAGACAAATCAAATAAGATAATCAGAATCCTATATTATTAAGGGTCATAAGTAACATTTCTCTGAACATACCAATCTGTAATATATAGTCACCTTAGAAGTCATCTTTAATATGATATATGATTGTCTTAGATATCACCTTTAATAAGAGAATTCTGATTTAGTTCAATTTCACCTAGTCTCCACATTGGACAATAGAGTAATAATCCTGTCAATGTTCTCAATATACCACTTTATCAAAAGCAAGAAGAATCTGTGCTTTGCTACAGCTGTGAGGAAGAGgcagtctttttctcttttaaaatttctgaagttTCTTTCATTAGAAATAACAAAAACCTGAAGTTTTAAGACTGAGCactaaaatttcattatttagtATTGGGGGGGGAAGAAAACAGGCATGAGAAGCTTAAATTTTACCGTAGGAAATAAGCAGGCAAAACATATAatgttttgtgtgtgcatgtgtttgtttttaatacaaaAGTAATGAACTAAATTATACGTTCTAGGAAGACAGTTTGTGTCTTGTTTTTTACTTCAAGTACCCCCAAGGTTTCAAGTATCACAATTTTGAGACTAAATCTTCAGCCTGTGGGTTTCAGGCCACATGCCtccttcttttcattttgaatggCTTCAGCCCTGGACCAAATGGAGAGAAGGCCAAGGATTTTGAGTTTCCTTTCTTACTCCATTCTGAGCTAAACTCATTCCCCCAACACTCTACTTATTGGATAAACACTTCCCCTTTCCTGCCTGACCTTAACACTACTACCTGTAAGATACAGTGAGGGATTGTGTCTGGGAGGAAAAATTTCCCTTGACCCACTTAGGGTCCCTGGCTGAGtctgaaaattaaacaaagacagattaacaggaaaaaagCACACACAGGTATTTAAGTTTTACATGATGTAGGAACattcataaggaaatgaagatcTGAAGGAACAAGCCTAAGCATTTTTATGCTAGATTTAATGAAGAGCAGGTGTTGTGTAGAAATATGAGAGGTTAATGAGTATGAGGTAAGCTTACTAAACTGGGGGAACAGCAAGGCCTGTTTGTTAGGATTCTTCTGTGTGTCCCTTTGTCTTCAGAGATAAGGGTGCTCTTTTTCTCTGGGAATCGGGACAGCACCTCTCACAGAAGAGTTTTATGACCTCTTTCAGGTGAGAAAGTCTGGGGAAGGGCATAGTGACCCTCCCACTTCTGCcattttctcaaaatttcttCAGCTTACTCAATATGCTGAGGTGCCGTATTTTGGAGTAGCACGTCTTGAACCCCATCAGTGGCAATATATGCCACCCCTAAAATATGTCACTTTAATATAAGGATTGTTTTTAAActaggggacttctctggtgactcagatggtaaagaatccacctgcagtgcaggagagctggatttgatacctggttcgggaagatcccctggagaagggaatggcaacccactccagtagaatcCACTctagagaattgcatggacagaagagcctggcacggGCTACATCCAAGGGGTGACAAAggcagacacggctgagcaactttcactttcatttttcgcTTTTTAAACTAAAGGCACTTGAAAAACAGCAGATGCAAGAAGGGCCCTCTGACAAccccttttcttccttaaaaaaggAGATTAACCCCCCTGCCCCGTATGCTAGATGTCTTCCCTACACAGGAGCGTGTTCcaagacagggaatcctggaaaGCCGAGAGGAATCTGCTTAAACAAACCTTATTAACCTAACCCGTATCTTCCTAGTTACTTCTCTACCTAGTTAACTCCTGCAGTTAACTTCACATGTTAGCTACCTTTGTCCAAACCCTTTGGTCTTGTCACATCTCTAGACTTCATCaggttttttaattgttttaaaagttatatataagCTCAGGGCCTACCTAGGTCTTCATGTTCCTTTTAAAGACTCCTGTATATACATGGAAATACGaaattacattcttttttccctttgactGGATTTATGTCAGTTTAATTCTCAGGCCCAGTCACAGAATCTAAGATGTAAAAGAAGGTTTTCCCTCTGCTataaatttatacaatttttGGCTTTCCAGTATAACATGTCCTTGTGGACTGTAGTAGGTTCAAGTAAAGTTGCACACAGTATTTTAAAGCT
It includes:
- the H2BC18 gene encoding histone H2B type 2-F isoform X2, encoding MPDPAKSAPAPKKGSKKAVTKVQKKDGKKRKRSRKESYSVYVYKVLKQVHPDTGISSKAMGIMNSFVNDIFERIAGEASRLAHYNKRSTITSREIQTAVRLLLPGELAKHAVSEGTKAVTKYTSSK
- the H2BC18 gene encoding histone H2B type 2-F isoform X1; this translates as MPDPAKSAPAPKKGSKKAVTKVQKKDGKKRKRSRKESYSVYVYKVLKQVHPDTGISSKAMGIMNSFVNDIFERIAGEASRLAHYNKRSTITSREIQTAVRLLLPGELAKHAVSEGTKAVTKYTSSK
- the LOC138432528 gene encoding histone H3; amino-acid sequence: MARTKQTARKSTGGKAPRKQLATKAARKSAPATGGVKKPHRYRPGTVALREIRRYQKSTELLIRKLPFQRLVREIAQDFKTDLRFQSSAVMALQEASEAYLVGLFEDTNLCAIHAKRVTIMPKDIQLARRIRGERA